From one Nonomuraea polychroma genomic stretch:
- a CDS encoding acyl-CoA synthetase, whose product MRNQGLGSWPARRARMTPDRVALTCRGRDHTYRELRERTYRLASALGVGRGDRVAYLGPNHPALVETFFAAGLRGAVFVPLNTRLTTPELRFILEDADASVLVLGEGRDGEGLPGRHIGAAEYEDLLASGSPDAIDEPVGQDDVCLIMYTSGTTGRPKGAMLTHANLIWNTVNLLVDVPLAHDEVTLISAPLFHIAALAQTLIPTVLKGGRAVLEPSFDVERTFDLIEAERVTVMFGVPSMFSFLAQSPRWAKADLSSLRHLLCGGAPVPLPLIRTYQERGLTFLQGYGMTETAPGALFLGAEHSVDKAGTAGVPCFFSDVRLVTPEGVDAAPGEPGEVYVQGPNVMPGYWRRPEESAKVLSADGWFRSGDVGVADEDGYVRISDRLNDVIISGGENIYPAEVENALYSHPAVAECAVIGVADDRWGEVGKALVVLRPGATAEAEEVLKHLDGRLARFKIPKYLQFVPELPKNAAGKLLKSPLRKLYGS is encoded by the coding sequence ATGCGGAACCAAGGGCTTGGATCATGGCCGGCACGCAGGGCCCGCATGACGCCCGACCGGGTGGCGCTGACCTGCCGCGGGCGCGACCACACCTACCGTGAGCTGCGCGAACGGACCTATCGGCTGGCCTCCGCGCTGGGCGTGGGACGCGGCGACCGGGTGGCCTACCTCGGGCCGAACCATCCCGCCCTGGTTGAGACGTTCTTCGCGGCGGGGCTGCGGGGCGCGGTGTTCGTGCCGCTCAACACCCGGCTGACCACGCCCGAGCTGCGGTTCATCCTCGAGGACGCGGACGCCTCGGTCCTGGTGCTCGGCGAGGGCCGGGACGGCGAAGGACTCCCGGGCCGGCACATCGGGGCCGCCGAGTACGAGGACCTGCTGGCGTCGGGGTCGCCCGATGCGATCGACGAGCCGGTCGGCCAGGACGACGTGTGCCTGATCATGTACACCTCCGGCACCACCGGACGGCCCAAGGGCGCCATGCTCACGCACGCCAACCTCATCTGGAACACCGTCAACCTGCTGGTGGACGTGCCGCTCGCGCACGACGAGGTGACGCTGATCAGCGCCCCGCTGTTCCACATCGCGGCGCTGGCGCAGACGTTGATCCCCACCGTGCTCAAGGGCGGCCGGGCCGTCCTGGAGCCGTCCTTCGACGTGGAGCGCACGTTCGACCTGATCGAGGCCGAACGGGTGACGGTGATGTTCGGGGTGCCGTCGATGTTCAGCTTCCTCGCCCAGTCGCCGCGCTGGGCCAAGGCCGACCTGTCGAGCCTGCGCCACCTGCTGTGCGGCGGCGCGCCGGTGCCGCTGCCGCTGATCCGGACCTACCAGGAGCGCGGGCTGACGTTCCTGCAGGGCTACGGCATGACCGAGACCGCGCCGGGCGCGCTCTTCCTCGGGGCCGAGCACTCCGTCGACAAGGCCGGCACGGCCGGCGTGCCGTGCTTCTTCTCCGACGTGCGCCTGGTCACGCCCGAGGGCGTCGACGCGGCACCCGGCGAGCCCGGCGAGGTCTACGTCCAGGGACCCAACGTCATGCCGGGCTACTGGCGGCGCCCGGAGGAGAGCGCGAAGGTGCTCTCGGCGGACGGCTGGTTCCGCTCCGGCGACGTCGGCGTCGCCGACGAGGACGGCTACGTGCGCATCTCCGACCGGCTCAACGACGTGATCATCTCCGGCGGCGAGAACATCTACCCCGCCGAGGTGGAGAACGCCCTTTACAGCCACCCCGCGGTCGCCGAGTGCGCGGTGATCGGCGTCGCCGACGACCGGTGGGGCGAAGTGGGCAAGGCCCTGGTCGTGTTGCGGCCAGGTGCGACAGCCGAGGCCGAGGAGGTGCTGAAGCACCTGGACGGCCGATTGGCCCGCTTCAAAATCCCGAAATATCTGCAATTCGTCCCCGAACTGCCCAAGAATGCGGCGGGCAAGTTGCTCAAATCCCCCCTCAGAAAGCTCTACGGGAGTTGA
- a CDS encoding PaaX family transcriptional regulator C-terminal domain-containing protein yields the protein MILTFLGDHVYGRGICVSSGSFIEAFAKVGISEEATRSTLTRMVRRGLLRRQRAGRRMYFGLTPTSTEVLKDGERRIWHSGVVNDADADRWTLIGFSLPASWQRQRHELRSRLIWAGFGPLQNGLWIAPGEVEAPEVPGVEVKVFAAEPRRPTDMQALVRDAYDLAGLGERYREFLRRWDGADPAPDAPDDLARSLTLLTGWLQIIRTDPRLPLRYLPHDWPAEKAQRVCHTLHERFRPEASMIAARLLDTVPDESSAER from the coding sequence GTGATTCTGACCTTTCTCGGAGATCACGTATACGGTCGCGGGATCTGCGTGTCCTCGGGCAGCTTCATCGAGGCGTTCGCCAAAGTCGGCATCTCCGAGGAGGCGACGCGCTCGACGCTGACCCGGATGGTCCGCCGCGGGCTGCTGCGGCGGCAACGCGCGGGGCGGCGCATGTACTTCGGCCTCACCCCCACCAGCACCGAGGTGCTCAAGGACGGCGAGCGGCGCATCTGGCACAGCGGCGTCGTCAACGACGCCGACGCGGACCGGTGGACGCTGATCGGCTTCTCGCTGCCCGCGTCGTGGCAGCGGCAGCGGCACGAGCTGCGCTCGCGGCTCATCTGGGCCGGCTTCGGGCCGCTGCAGAACGGGTTGTGGATCGCTCCCGGCGAGGTGGAGGCCCCCGAGGTGCCCGGGGTGGAGGTGAAGGTGTTCGCCGCCGAGCCGCGGCGGCCCACCGACATGCAGGCGCTGGTACGGGACGCGTACGACCTGGCCGGGCTGGGCGAACGCTACCGGGAGTTCCTGCGCCGCTGGGACGGGGCCGATCCCGCGCCCGACGCGCCCGACGACCTGGCCCGCTCGCTGACGTTGCTCACCGGCTGGCTGCAGATCATCAGGACCGACCCGCGGCTCCCGCTGCGGTACCTGCCGCACGACTGGCCCGCGGAGAAGGCCCAGCGGGTCTGCCACACGTTGCACGAGCGGTTCAGGCCGGAGGCCTCGATGATCGCCGCGCGGCTCCTCGACACGGTCCCCGACGAAAGTTCTGCAGAACGGTGA
- a CDS encoding 5-methyltetrahydropteroyltriglutamate--homocysteine S-methyltransferase, translating into MRTSPPFRADHVGSLLRPQSLLRARESLTGDDLREAEDEAVREVVRRQEEIGLQSATDGEFRRASWHMDFIYRLGGIGQAADEHITVRFHNEQGDIEFTPAALRVHDRIKLKQPIFADDFTFLRDTVSTAVPKLTIPSPSMVHYRGGPAAIDPKVYPDVEEFWRDLSTAYAEQVRRIGALGCTYLQFDDTSLAYLNDPAQRAELESRGDDAEHMHLRYIKQINAALAAKPAGMTITTHMCRGNFRSSWAASGSYDFVAEALFGELKVDGFFLEYDDERSGGFEPLRYVPKGKMVVLGLVTTKRGELESKDTLKRRIDEAAKFIDLDQLCLSPQCGFSSTVEGNELTADQQFAKLRLIVETAQEVWG; encoded by the coding sequence ATGCGTACCTCACCGCCTTTCCGTGCCGACCACGTCGGCAGCCTCTTGCGCCCGCAGTCCCTGCTCCGCGCCCGCGAGAGCCTCACGGGTGACGACCTGCGCGAGGCGGAGGACGAGGCCGTCCGAGAGGTGGTGCGCAGGCAGGAGGAGATCGGCCTGCAGAGCGCGACCGACGGGGAGTTCCGGCGGGCCTCCTGGCACATGGACTTCATCTACCGGCTCGGCGGCATCGGCCAGGCCGCTGACGAGCACATCACGGTGCGCTTCCACAACGAGCAGGGCGACATCGAGTTCACCCCGGCGGCGCTGCGCGTGCACGACCGGATCAAGCTCAAGCAGCCGATCTTCGCCGACGACTTCACGTTCCTGCGGGACACCGTGAGCACGGCCGTGCCGAAGCTGACCATCCCGTCGCCCAGCATGGTGCACTACCGCGGCGGGCCGGCCGCCATCGACCCGAAGGTCTATCCGGACGTCGAGGAGTTCTGGCGTGACCTGAGCACCGCCTACGCCGAGCAGGTACGCAGGATCGGCGCGCTGGGGTGCACGTACCTGCAGTTCGACGACACCAGCCTGGCGTACCTGAACGACCCGGCGCAGCGGGCCGAGCTCGAGTCGCGGGGCGACGACGCCGAGCACATGCACCTGCGTTACATCAAGCAGATCAACGCCGCCCTGGCGGCCAAGCCGGCCGGGATGACGATCACGACGCACATGTGCCGCGGCAACTTCCGCTCCTCCTGGGCCGCCTCGGGCAGCTACGACTTCGTCGCCGAGGCGTTGTTCGGGGAGCTGAAGGTGGACGGGTTCTTCCTGGAGTACGACGACGAGCGGTCCGGGGGGTTCGAGCCGCTGCGGTACGTGCCCAAGGGGAAGATGGTCGTGCTGGGGCTGGTCACGACGAAGCGGGGGGAGCTGGAGTCGAAGGACACGCTCAAGCGGCGCATCGACGAGGCCGCCAAGTTCATCGACCTCGACCAGCTCTGCCTGTCGCCGCAGTGCGGGTTCTCCTCCACGGTGGAGGGCAACGAGCTGACGGCCGACCAGCAGTTCGCCAAGCTCCGCCTGATCGTCGAGACCGCCCAGGAGGTATGGGGCTGA
- a CDS encoding glycoside hydrolase family 30 protein, with protein sequence MLRGLVAVALLGLVAVNPAHAAEAPAITVNERVTHQQIDGFGVSQAFRRNELLEALTPAQQREILDLWFDRQKGAGLSILRLGIGSSPAGSPYDHMVSIQPENPGGPDAPPKYVWDGDDNSQVWVAKEAKAYGVKRFFADAWSAPGYMKTNGDDKNGGNLLPEWEKAYADYLLAYTKFYAQEGIKITDLGFTNEPDWTATYASMRFTPEQAAQFVKVLGPITKGQVNLVCCDSFGWNQAKAYTAAIEADPEARRWVKTHTGHTYASPVDAPLPTGRKSWMSEWNPNGSTWNEAWDDGSGYDGFTIAQAIHDALTLGDVSAYIYWLGASRGTTRAFMQVDDTAKTYKVSKRLWAMAAYSRFIRPGAVRVDAAAANPALKVSAFRNTDGSKVIVALNTSAEAVTWDGVRGRATAYVTNNDNSLTPSAVTGRTVTLQPRTLTTIVVR encoded by the coding sequence ATGTTACGAGGACTTGTCGCGGTCGCCTTGCTCGGTCTCGTGGCGGTGAACCCGGCGCACGCGGCGGAAGCGCCGGCCATCACCGTGAACGAGCGCGTCACGCATCAGCAGATCGACGGCTTCGGCGTCTCGCAGGCGTTCCGGCGCAACGAGCTGCTCGAAGCGCTGACACCGGCACAGCAGCGGGAGATCCTCGACCTCTGGTTCGACCGGCAGAAGGGGGCCGGGCTCAGCATTCTGCGCCTCGGCATCGGCTCCTCCCCCGCGGGCAGCCCGTATGACCACATGGTGTCGATCCAGCCGGAGAACCCCGGCGGGCCGGACGCGCCGCCCAAGTACGTGTGGGACGGCGACGACAACAGCCAGGTCTGGGTGGCCAAGGAGGCCAAGGCGTACGGCGTGAAGAGGTTCTTCGCCGACGCCTGGAGCGCGCCCGGTTACATGAAGACCAACGGCGACGACAAGAACGGCGGAAACCTGCTGCCGGAGTGGGAGAAGGCGTACGCCGACTACTTGCTGGCGTACACGAAGTTCTACGCCCAGGAAGGCATCAAGATCACCGACCTCGGGTTCACGAACGAGCCCGACTGGACGGCCACGTACGCCTCCATGCGCTTCACCCCCGAGCAGGCCGCCCAGTTCGTCAAGGTGCTCGGCCCGATCACCAAGGGTCAGGTCAACCTGGTGTGCTGCGACTCGTTCGGGTGGAACCAGGCCAAGGCGTACACGGCGGCCATCGAGGCCGACCCCGAGGCCCGCCGCTGGGTGAAGACCCATACCGGCCACACCTACGCCAGCCCCGTGGACGCCCCGCTGCCGACCGGCAGGAAGTCCTGGATGTCGGAGTGGAACCCCAACGGCTCCACCTGGAACGAGGCCTGGGACGACGGCAGCGGCTACGACGGCTTCACGATCGCCCAGGCGATCCACGACGCGCTCACGCTGGGCGACGTCAGCGCCTACATTTACTGGCTCGGCGCCTCGCGCGGCACGACCAGGGCGTTCATGCAGGTCGACGACACGGCGAAGACGTACAAGGTGTCGAAGCGGTTGTGGGCGATGGCGGCCTACAGCCGGTTCATCCGGCCGGGCGCGGTCCGGGTGGACGCCGCGGCGGCGAACCCCGCACTGAAGGTCTCGGCCTTCCGCAACACGGACGGGTCGAAGGTGATCGTGGCGCTCAACACGAGCGCCGAGGCCGTCACGTGGGACGGCGTGCGCGGCCGGGCGACCGCGTACGTGACGAACAACGACAACTCGCTCACCCCGTCGGCCGTCACCGGCCGCACGGTGACCCTCCAGCCGCGGACACTCACCACCATCGTGGTCCGCTGA